CCTCTTCGACTTCGAGACCGCCGACGTCGGCCTTGATTCGGGCCGCGAGGGCGTTTCCGATACCGTCGATGTCGGCGAGCTCAGACTGCGAGGCGCGTCGCACGTCCTCGACAGTCTCGAAGCCCGCGCCCTCGAGGGCCGCGGCCTTCGCGTTGCCGACACCGGAGATGTCTGTCAGCTCTTGTGGTTCGTCGTCTGCCATCAGGCGTTACCTCGTTCCGGTTCGCTGGTGATGTACACGCCGTCTTGGAAGACGCGGGTGTCTTTCCCAGAGACGCGTGTTCGCTGTTCGATGTCCGCGGCCGTCTGGCCGACGTCCTCGATGCTGGGGCCGGAGACGGTGAGCTCCTCACCGTCGACGGAGACCTGCGTGTCGCCGTGGATGGGGACACGCCGCGGCTCCCGCTCGCCGATGAAGTTCTCGATGACGACGGTGCCGTCCTGCACGGAGACCTGCATCGGGAAGTGAGAGTAGAAGACTTCCATCTCGTACTCCCACCCGTCGGTGACGCCCTGAACCATGTTCTGGACGTGGCTCGCGAACGTGCCGACGGTGGCGTTCGTCTTGGCGTCCGACTCCTCGGACGCGATGACGACGTCGCCGTCTTCGATGTCGACGCTGATGTTCGGATACCAGAGCCGGCGCGTGACGGAGCCGTTCGGCCCCTCGACTGTCACGTCGAGGTGGTCGATGCTCGCGGTCACGTCGTCCGGCACGGTGATACGTTCAGTAGACATATGCAATCACCTGTCCGCCGATGCCCTGTTCGCGGGCCTCGTAGTGGCTCATCACGCCGTGGCTCGTCGTGACGACGAGCGTCCCGTAGTCGCGGGCGGGGAGGAACCGCTTTTCCCACTTCTCGTAGTCGTCCGCGGTCACGGAGTAGCGCGGCTTCACCGCGCCACAGGCGTTGATGGAGCCTTTCAGTTCGACCTCGAAGCGGCCGGCCTTCCCGTCGTCTACGAACTGGAAGGTGTCGACGTACCCGCGGTCTGCGAGCACTTCGAGCACGGAGCCGATTTCGTTCGAGGCGGGCTCTACTGTGTGGTCGAGATGGCCGACGCTTTCCGCGTTGTCGATACCCGAAAGCGCGGCGGCCAGTGGATCGTTTGCTGTCATGGTTTAGCTGTACTTCTCGAAGCCCATGTCGCGTGCGATCTCGCGGAAGCACTGTCGGCACAGCCAGATATCGTACTTGCCGACAAGCCCCTGCTTGCGACCACACCGCTGACACTCTTCGGTCTGTCCGGTCGGGACAGACTCCTCTGTTTCAGTTTCGCTCATTCGTTCACCTCAACGTCGTACTCAGCTTCGAGGTACGCGACTGCGTCCTCGGGGGTGAGTCGGTGGCTCCCCGGAATCTGTGTGCTGGCCTTGTCGCGCTTGTGGACACGGTAGCCCGGTCGCACGAGGTTGACCGTCACGTCCAGCCCGTAGATACCGATTTCGGGGTCGTACTCCTGGCTCGGGAACGCCGTGTGTTCCTCGACGCCGAA
This portion of the Halosegnis longus genome encodes:
- a CDS encoding 50S ribosomal protein L6, which encodes MSTERITVPDDVTASIDHLDVTVEGPNGSVTRRLWYPNISVDIEDGDVVIASEESDAKTNATVGTFASHVQNMVQGVTDGWEYEMEVFYSHFPMQVSVQDGTVVIENFIGEREPRRVPIHGDTQVSVDGEELTVSGPSIEDVGQTAADIEQRTRVSGKDTRVFQDGVYITSEPERGNA
- a CDS encoding 30S ribosomal protein S8, yielding MTANDPLAAALSGIDNAESVGHLDHTVEPASNEIGSVLEVLADRGYVDTFQFVDDGKAGRFEVELKGSINACGAVKPRYSVTADDYEKWEKRFLPARDYGTLVVTTSHGVMSHYEAREQGIGGQVIAYVY
- a CDS encoding 30S ribosomal protein S14, with amino-acid sequence MSETETEESVPTGQTEECQRCGRKQGLVGKYDIWLCRQCFREIARDMGFEKYS